Proteins found in one Mycoplasmopsis citelli genomic segment:
- a CDS encoding type Z 30S ribosomal protein S14: MARKALIEKAKRHPKFSSRAYTRCELCGRPHAVLRKYKVCRICFRNLAHEGKIPGVKKASW, encoded by the coding sequence ATGGCTAGAAAAGCACTTATTGAAAAAGCAAAACGCCACCCAAAATTCTCAAGCCGTGCATACACACGTTGCGAATTATGTGGACGTCCACATGCGGTTTTAAGAAAATACAAAGTATGTCGTATCTGTTTTAGAAACCTTGCTCATGAAGGTAAAATTCCAGGTGTGAAGAAAGCGAGCTGATAA
- the rplX gene encoding 50S ribosomal protein L24: MKVKFKKNDEVIVIAGKEKGKVGTILKVLHDKNAVVVKDLNIVTKHNKPSQQNQDGTITTKEAPIHASNVAYLIKKETKDKPAQYSKLGYKINKDGKKVRVARKTKKEI, translated from the coding sequence ATGAAAGTAAAATTCAAAAAAAATGATGAAGTTATTGTAATTGCAGGAAAAGAAAAAGGGAAAGTTGGAACCATTTTAAAAGTATTACACGATAAAAACGCTGTGGTGGTAAAAGATTTAAATATCGTTACCAAACACAATAAACCATCTCAACAAAACCAAGATGGAACCATTACCACTAAAGAAGCTCCAATTCACGCTTCAAATGTAGCATATCTTATTAAAAAAGAAACCAAAGACAAACCAGCACAATATTCAAAACTTGGATACAAAATTAATAAAGATGGTAAAAAAGTTCGAGTAGCTAGAAAAACTAAGAAGGAAATTTAA
- the rplF gene encoding 50S ribosomal protein L6, translated as MSRVGNRILTIPAGTSVTVEGTKVTVSGKLGTLTREFSSKIAVSVDQNKVTTLRANEEKTTKQLHGTTNAHIANMITGVSQGFTKELEIKGVGYKATLKGTQLVISAGYSHEVTLEVPSDVKVTLPKPTEITVFGIDKQSVGSFAAIVRSVRKPSVYSGKGISYKGEKLRRKEGKTSSK; from the coding sequence ATGTCACGTGTTGGTAATCGTATTTTAACAATCCCAGCAGGAACAAGCGTTACTGTTGAAGGAACTAAAGTTACTGTTTCAGGAAAACTTGGAACTTTAACTAGAGAATTTAGTTCAAAAATTGCCGTATCAGTTGACCAAAACAAAGTAACAACACTTAGAGCAAACGAAGAAAAAACAACTAAACAATTGCACGGAACTACTAATGCTCATATTGCCAATATGATCACCGGAGTTTCACAAGGATTTACAAAAGAATTAGAAATTAAAGGGGTTGGATACAAAGCAACTCTAAAAGGAACTCAATTAGTAATTTCTGCTGGATATAGCCATGAAGTTACCTTAGAAGTTCCTAGTGATGTAAAAGTTACCTTGCCAAAACCAACAGAAATTACTGTTTTTGGAATTGATAAACAAAGTGTAGGTTCATTTGCAGCAATTGTAAGAAGCGTAAGAAAACCAAGTGTGTATTCAGGTAAAGGAATTTCATACAAAGGTGAAAAACTTAGACGTAAAGAAGGGAAAACCTCTTCTAAATAA
- the rplE gene encoding 50S ribosomal protein L5, which translates to MLKKVYLEKAVPALKQKFNYSSPMQVPRIEKVVLNMTAGKEVSNSKAIEEVLNELTLIAGQKPFQTKAKKSNASWKLREGMPMGGKVTLRRDRMWEFLDKLINVAMPRIRDFRGANPKAFDGRGTFALGIKEEIIFPEIEFDKIRRIKGLDVIVVTTAKTNKEAKALLELIGVPFEKKGDK; encoded by the coding sequence ATGCTCAAAAAAGTTTACTTAGAAAAAGCAGTTCCTGCACTTAAACAAAAATTTAACTACTCTTCGCCAATGCAAGTTCCAAGAATTGAAAAAGTGGTTCTTAATATGACCGCCGGAAAAGAAGTTTCAAACTCAAAAGCAATTGAAGAGGTTTTAAATGAACTGACTCTAATTGCTGGACAAAAACCATTTCAAACCAAAGCTAAAAAATCAAATGCTTCATGAAAACTTCGTGAAGGAATGCCTATGGGGGGGAAAGTTACTCTTCGTAGAGATCGTATGTGAGAGTTTTTAGATAAACTCATTAATGTTGCAATGCCACGGATTAGAGATTTTCGTGGTGCAAATCCCAAAGCTTTTGATGGAAGAGGAACTTTTGCTTTAGGAATTAAAGAAGAAATCATCTTCCCAGAAATTGAATTTGATAAAATTCGTCGCATTAAAGGACTTGATGTGATTGTTGTTACTACCGCTAAAACCAACAAAGAAGCAAAAGCTCTACTTGAATTAATTGGTGTTCCATTTGAGAAAAAAGGAGATAAATAA
- the rplR gene encoding 50S ribosomal protein L18, with the protein MAKLSRNKARKVKHVRIRQSISGTANKPRLNVYKSHQNFYAQLIDDSKGTTLASVSTLKDSSYSGNIKAAAMLGSKMGELIVSLGVKELVFDRSGYLYHGRVKAFAEAVREKGVKF; encoded by the coding sequence ATGGCTAAATTATCTCGTAATAAAGCTCGAAAAGTTAAACACGTTCGAATTCGTCAAAGTATTAGCGGAACTGCAAATAAACCTCGTTTAAATGTTTATAAATCACACCAAAACTTTTACGCACAACTTATTGATGATTCAAAAGGAACCACTCTTGCAAGCGTTTCAACTCTTAAAGATAGCTCTTATTCAGGAAATATTAAAGCAGCTGCAATGCTTGGAAGCAAAATGGGTGAATTAATTGTTTCACTGGGGGTTAAAGAGTTAGTCTTTGATCGTTCAGGGTATCTTTACCATGGAAGAGTTAAAGCATTTGCTGAAGCTGTTAGAGAAAAAGGAGTTAAATTCTAA
- the rpsE gene encoding 30S ribosomal protein S5 produces the protein MENQKQNKPVAGTKEVKAPHQPKPAAKPSLPVEERRNFRNPKAKSDKRPRKNRNFDAQVSEYSEKVIDIARVTKVVKGGRRFSFSAFVVVGNKKGSVGLGHGKANEVPDAIKKAIKDAQNNLIDVPLVNGTVPHEIQAKFLASRVMLKPAPKGKGLIASGTVRAVTELAGYTDIVTKTYGSRSKANTVKATLKALSQLRTVEQIAEIRNKDVKDLM, from the coding sequence ATGGAAAATCAAAAACAAAATAAACCAGTAGCTGGAACTAAAGAAGTCAAAGCACCTCATCAACCAAAACCAGCTGCTAAACCTTCGCTTCCAGTTGAAGAAAGAAGAAACTTCAGAAATCCTAAAGCTAAAAGTGATAAACGTCCAAGAAAAAACCGAAACTTTGATGCACAAGTTTCAGAATATTCAGAAAAAGTTATTGATATTGCCAGAGTTACAAAAGTTGTTAAAGGTGGAAGAAGATTTAGTTTTAGTGCCTTTGTTGTAGTTGGAAACAAAAAAGGAAGTGTTGGACTTGGACACGGTAAAGCAAATGAAGTTCCAGATGCAATTAAAAAAGCTATTAAAGACGCTCAAAACAATCTCATTGATGTTCCACTTGTTAATGGAACAGTTCCACATGAAATCCAAGCTAAATTCCTTGCCTCAAGAGTTATGCTTAAACCGGCTCCAAAAGGAAAAGGACTTATTGCTTCAGGAACAGTGCGGGCAGTAACTGAACTAGCTGGATATACTGATATTGTAACTAAAACTTATGGTTCACGTTCAAAAGCTAATACCGTTAAAGCAACCCTTAAAGCTCTTTCACAACTAAGAACAGTTGAACAAATTGCTGAAATTAGAAACAAAGATGTAAAGGATTTAATGTAA
- a CDS encoding DUF4011 domain-containing protein: MNQKERKSILKNIEVWKNRLLDLSMKNQSINYRKTKSQTVEILSPNIEVFLNRFYGLKNLQFANLFGNAAEDDYEEDQVKLVRVKGKRISFGIELEQKDKYFKSEIFPLINAFQKKYKGNYLFSNLYDTVQNRNLSNLMKKSNLFKEENGINVLYFAVGFLEWYENKESEDKHLAPILFIPVELSKDAYNSPYKVNFLDDEFLLNESFIQKLINDYDVNLTYKFEADKSNFDLFNDYKNFIYQQIEKVKDKRWKIIDEIDLGIFSFSRINMVKDLEENTDKVINNQFVKLISGIQDPVENIKFTESDIDDVVNPSEYFHTYNADSSQEIAIQAAISGKSFVLQGPPGTGKSQTITNIITELIARDKKVLFVAEKQAALDVVYNNLKRIGLNDFVLPIHNTKLDKKVVLHELASTLEKGQHNISIEDNFHKDAVNKFTVSHEELLNYPQGLLNIFQPINKSIYQLYGAYFKYAKHPEIVFEIQDVEKVSEQDLLKRRKLIDSFHNALNINDFDISKNDWYGLIYEEMSLKKREKTVDNLIKLRESIHEAIAFTKKYPFLEIKKEIFLKSALIYKETLNHLTKIASINSTIISNPNTEIDTSHYKSLVQIRGEIEELKSKIKHKYSLEVVNLDAVNYKNQLAFFNTTSKRVFYPGYKKIKNRINTYKLTEEKIKYPDLMYLFNIIEEIQSKEKEFNEISKLVSYRVPLNEFPFLKNTYEHIDWFNDFQRLAHFLKWDTKDIYHLFAFALLQKDEAINLANEYGAIFDKLQHHVDILKNDFDNQIFDVDAYTFNELDQKLDKAIHNNEHLTTILEFNRVYKLMKENHLQEYADALIKRNITKDYFGIYLRRFYLLLIDKYQGQLFPDFNGEVMDSIRKTFGQSDAVIQSMAKTKVEMSIIEKIPNYNSIEGLNSEVSILRTEANKSRRIMPFRLLFDKIPTLITKLKPCLMMSPLSVSSLLKNSNLEFDVVIFDEASQVRPENAIGALSRASQFIIAGDKEQLPPTDFFAHFDEDDSIDDSVWDTTAFDSILEVANIVLPTIKLKWHYRSKFDELIHPSNKEIYNELVTFPASKIPSKFEGVSHEYVRGQFIDSVNQVEADKVVEIVVDIIRKYGTRRTIGVVTFNTQQRDLIERKINLLRRKSNEFEHFFNAWEIEKFFVKNIETVQGDERDIIILSVGYGPNAKGIMTMNFGPLNQQNGYRRLNVAVTRAKTAVIVVSSFLENDIDLSRTNSRGAKFLKNYIGYAASKNKQIDETPQYISEFDSPFEDDIYNELKALGYNVVKRIGSSGYKIDLAILDPKKSGHYILGIECDGSVYKTSRSSRDRDILRQRVLEGRNWNMYRIWSADWYKNKTKQIEKLTNFIDRLISNKSLSKSSMQSADALKIDVPVEVKQKAIEKIHFNPYLNYEDLFAKVKASNPESDIEFIRNLISELNPVHYDELKKFVPRIFNKKSFTNALKEDLDAILNVLSQQDLIDFEGDFIVAKDQIIEFREYNKDLTKRDFARIHISEVEHFLSTFINATKTLSLNDIMMTFSKYCGFNSVTPVSKDLILRAVDNLVNNNLIEVHDEVIYLKTQIN, translated from the coding sequence ATGAATCAAAAAGAACGCAAGAGCATCTTAAAGAATATTGAAGTTTGAAAAAACAGATTGCTTGATTTGAGCATGAAAAATCAATCGATTAATTATCGAAAAACAAAATCACAAACTGTCGAAATTTTATCACCTAATATTGAAGTGTTTTTAAATCGATTTTATGGACTTAAAAATCTTCAATTTGCCAATTTATTTGGAAATGCGGCCGAGGATGATTATGAAGAAGACCAAGTTAAGCTTGTTCGAGTGAAGGGAAAAAGAATTTCTTTTGGAATCGAACTTGAGCAAAAAGACAAATATTTTAAAAGTGAAATTTTTCCATTAATTAATGCCTTTCAAAAAAAATATAAGGGAAATTATTTGTTCTCAAATCTTTATGACACTGTTCAAAATCGAAACTTGTCAAATTTGATGAAAAAATCCAACCTTTTTAAAGAAGAAAACGGAATTAACGTTTTATATTTTGCTGTTGGATTTTTAGAGTGATACGAAAACAAAGAATCTGAAGATAAGCATTTAGCTCCTATTTTATTTATTCCAGTGGAACTTTCAAAAGATGCTTATAATTCACCATATAAAGTGAACTTTTTAGATGATGAGTTTTTACTTAATGAATCTTTTATTCAAAAACTAATTAATGATTATGATGTTAATTTAACTTATAAATTTGAAGCCGATAAATCTAATTTTGATCTTTTTAATGATTATAAAAACTTTATTTATCAACAAATTGAAAAAGTTAAAGATAAAAGATGAAAAATTATTGATGAAATTGACTTAGGAATTTTTTCTTTTTCAAGAATTAATATGGTTAAAGATCTTGAAGAAAATACAGATAAAGTTATTAATAATCAATTTGTTAAATTAATTTCAGGAATTCAAGATCCAGTTGAAAATATTAAATTTACTGAATCGGACATTGATGATGTAGTCAATCCTTCAGAGTATTTCCATACTTATAATGCTGATTCTTCACAAGAAATTGCAATTCAAGCCGCTATTAGCGGAAAAAGTTTTGTTCTTCAAGGACCTCCAGGAACCGGAAAATCTCAAACAATTACTAATATTATCACTGAGTTAATTGCTCGAGATAAAAAAGTCCTTTTTGTTGCTGAAAAGCAAGCGGCTCTAGATGTTGTTTACAATAACTTAAAAAGGATTGGATTAAATGACTTTGTTTTACCAATTCATAATACAAAGTTAGATAAAAAAGTTGTTTTACATGAACTTGCCTCAACACTAGAAAAAGGTCAACATAACATTTCAATTGAAGATAATTTTCACAAAGATGCGGTCAATAAATTCACCGTTTCACATGAAGAATTATTAAATTATCCTCAAGGACTGTTGAATATTTTTCAACCAATTAATAAATCAATTTATCAACTTTATGGAGCTTATTTTAAATATGCTAAGCATCCAGAAATTGTCTTTGAAATTCAAGATGTCGAAAAAGTTTCCGAACAAGATCTTTTAAAACGTCGTAAATTAATTGATTCGTTTCACAATGCTTTAAACATTAATGATTTTGACATTTCAAAAAATGATTGATATGGATTAATTTACGAGGAAATGTCGCTTAAAAAGCGAGAAAAAACCGTTGATAATTTAATTAAACTTCGTGAAAGCATTCATGAAGCAATTGCCTTTACTAAAAAATATCCATTCTTAGAAATTAAAAAAGAAATTTTTCTTAAAAGTGCTTTAATTTACAAAGAAACATTAAATCATTTAACCAAAATTGCTTCAATTAATTCAACAATTATTTCCAATCCTAACACCGAAATAGACACATCGCATTATAAATCGTTAGTTCAAATTCGTGGAGAAATCGAAGAGCTTAAATCTAAAATTAAGCATAAATACAGTCTAGAAGTAGTCAATTTAGATGCAGTTAATTACAAAAATCAATTGGCATTTTTTAACACCACTTCAAAAAGAGTCTTTTATCCAGGATATAAAAAAATTAAAAACAGAATCAATACATATAAACTAACTGAAGAAAAAATTAAATATCCAGATTTAATGTATCTTTTTAACATTATTGAAGAAATTCAAAGCAAAGAAAAAGAATTTAATGAAATTAGCAAACTTGTTAGCTATCGGGTACCATTAAATGAGTTTCCGTTTTTAAAAAATACTTATGAACACATTGATTGATTTAATGATTTTCAAAGGCTTGCTCACTTTTTAAAATGAGATACTAAAGACATTTATCATCTTTTTGCATTTGCGTTACTTCAAAAAGATGAAGCAATTAATTTAGCCAATGAGTACGGAGCTATTTTTGATAAATTACAACATCATGTTGATATTTTAAAAAATGATTTTGATAATCAAATTTTTGACGTTGATGCATATACTTTTAATGAACTAGATCAAAAATTAGATAAAGCAATTCATAATAATGAGCATTTAACCACAATTTTAGAGTTTAATCGGGTTTATAAACTCATGAAAGAAAATCACCTGCAAGAATACGCAGATGCATTAATTAAGCGAAATATTACCAAAGATTATTTTGGAATTTATCTTAGAAGATTTTATTTACTACTAATTGATAAATATCAAGGGCAACTATTCCCTGATTTTAATGGGGAAGTAATGGACTCTATTCGAAAAACTTTTGGTCAATCAGATGCTGTGATTCAATCAATGGCTAAAACTAAAGTTGAAATGTCTATTATTGAAAAAATCCCTAACTACAATAGTATCGAGGGACTTAACTCTGAAGTTTCAATTTTAAGAACTGAAGCAAATAAATCACGTCGAATTATGCCATTTAGATTGCTTTTTGATAAAATTCCAACTTTAATAACTAAACTTAAACCGTGTTTAATGATGTCACCGCTTTCGGTATCATCATTACTCAAAAATTCAAATTTAGAATTTGATGTAGTTATTTTTGATGAAGCATCGCAAGTTAGACCTGAAAATGCCATTGGAGCTTTATCAAGAGCAAGTCAATTTATTATCGCCGGAGATAAAGAGCAACTTCCACCAACAGATTTCTTTGCTCACTTTGATGAAGATGATTCCATTGATGATAGTGTTTGAGACACCACTGCTTTTGATTCGATTTTAGAAGTTGCTAATATTGTTCTTCCGACAATTAAATTAAAATGACACTACCGGAGCAAATTTGATGAACTTATTCATCCTTCAAATAAAGAAATTTATAATGAATTAGTTACTTTCCCAGCTTCAAAAATTCCTTCTAAATTTGAAGGAGTTTCACATGAATATGTTCGGGGACAATTTATTGATTCGGTTAACCAAGTTGAAGCTGATAAAGTTGTTGAAATTGTTGTTGATATTATTCGAAAATATGGAACTCGAAGAACTATTGGGGTTGTTACCTTTAACACTCAGCAAAGAGATTTAATTGAACGTAAAATTAACTTATTAAGACGTAAATCAAACGAATTTGAACACTTTTTTAATGCTTGAGAAATCGAAAAATTCTTTGTTAAAAATATCGAAACAGTTCAAGGAGATGAAAGAGATATTATTATTTTATCAGTTGGATATGGACCAAATGCTAAAGGAATTATGACAATGAACTTTGGGCCATTAAATCAACAAAATGGATATCGTCGTCTTAATGTTGCAGTAACTCGTGCTAAAACAGCTGTTATTGTTGTTTCATCATTTTTAGAAAATGATATTGATTTATCAAGAACTAATTCACGTGGAGCTAAGTTTTTGAAAAACTACATTGGATATGCTGCTTCTAAAAACAAACAAATCGATGAAACCCCTCAATATATTTCAGAATTTGATTCACCATTTGAAGATGATATTTATAATGAATTAAAAGCACTTGGATATAATGTGGTCAAACGAATTGGTTCTTCAGGATATAAAATTGATTTAGCTATTTTAGATCCAAAGAAAAGTGGACATTATATTTTAGGAATTGAATGTGATGGTTCTGTTTATAAAACTTCACGTTCAAGCCGTGATCGGGACATTTTGCGTCAAAGAGTTTTAGAAGGTCGAAACTGAAACATGTATCGGATTTGATCGGCTGATTGATATAAAAATAAAACCAAGCAAATTGAAAAACTCACTAACTTTATCGATCGTTTAATTAGCAATAAATCGCTATCAAAATCCTCAATGCAAAGTGCTGATGCCCTTAAAATTGATGTTCCAGTGGAAGTTAAACAAAAAGCAATTGAAAAAATTCACTTTAATCCATACCTTAATTATGAGGATTTATTTGCCAAAGTTAAAGCATCAAATCCAGAAAGTGACATTGAATTTATTCGAAATTTAATTAGCGAACTTAATCCAGTGCATTATGATGAATTGAAAAAATTCGTTCCAAGAATATTTAATAAAAAAAGCTTTACTAATGCTTTAAAAGAAGATTTAGATGCAATTTTAAATGTTCTTTCACAACAAGATTTAATTGACTTTGAAGGCGATTTTATCGTTGCAAAAGATCAAATTATTGAATTTAGAGAGTACAATAAAGACTTAACTAAACGTGATTTTGCACGGATTCACATTAGTGAGGTTGAACACTTTTTATCAACCTTTATTAACGCAACTAAAACTTTAAGTTTAAACGATATTATGATGACTTTTAGCAAATATTGTGGATTTAATAGTGTTACCCCAGTATCTAAAGATTTAATTTTACGAGCTGTAGATAATTTAGTTAATAATAACTTAATTGAAGTTCATGATGAAGTTATTTACCTAAAAACTCAAATTAATTAA
- the rpsH gene encoding 30S ribosomal protein S8, protein MFITDPISDLIVRIKNANARKHKTVEIPFSKKKEAIVKLIQEQGYVASYVVEGQGIAKKLVVSLKYKGSQSAIIGIKRVSKPGLKVYVKSTEIPTVLSGYGTVIISTSKGLMTGKEAKKENVGGEVVAYIW, encoded by the coding sequence ATGTTTATTACAGATCCTATTTCAGATTTAATTGTTCGCATTAAAAATGCAAACGCAAGAAAACACAAAACCGTTGAAATCCCATTCTCAAAGAAAAAAGAAGCGATCGTTAAATTAATTCAAGAACAAGGTTATGTTGCTTCATATGTTGTTGAAGGTCAAGGAATTGCTAAAAAACTTGTGGTGTCTTTAAAATATAAAGGTTCACAATCAGCAATTATTGGAATTAAAAGAGTTTCAAAACCTGGACTTAAAGTTTATGTTAAATCAACTGAAATTCCTACTGTTTTATCAGGGTACGGAACAGTGATTATTTCTACTTCAAAAGGACTAATGACTGGAAAAGAAGCTAAGAAAGAAAATGTTGGTGGCGAAGTTGTTGCCTACATTTGATAG
- the rplO gene encoding 50S ribosomal protein L15 — translation MAIKLHTLKATEGSRKEKHRKGRGHAAGKGKQAGKGQSGQNKRKGHRLGFEGGQTPWFRRIGKRGFTNVNHLEFQVVNLKDLENKYQDGQEVTIESLFAHNLIKRTLPIKVLGNGTLTKKLVVKVHRVSKSAQEAIVKAGGEVVDL, via the coding sequence ATGGCAATTAAATTACACACATTAAAAGCTACCGAAGGTTCACGTAAAGAAAAACACCGTAAAGGACGTGGACATGCAGCCGGAAAAGGGAAACAAGCTGGTAAAGGACAATCAGGACAAAACAAACGTAAAGGACACAGATTAGGATTTGAAGGGGGACAAACTCCTTGATTTAGAAGAATTGGAAAACGTGGATTTACTAATGTAAATCATTTAGAATTCCAAGTAGTTAATCTGAAAGATTTAGAAAACAAATACCAAGATGGCCAAGAAGTTACCATTGAATCATTATTTGCACACAACCTTATTAAAAGAACTCTTCCTATTAAAGTTTTAGGAAATGGAACCTTAACTAAAAAATTAGTTGTTAAAGTACATCGTGTTTCAAAATCAGCTCAAGAAGCAATTGTTAAAGCTGGTGGCGAAGTAGTTGATTTATAA
- the rpsQ gene encoding 30S ribosomal protein S17 — protein MQRNTRKTLVGTVVSAHKTPKTIIVAVDTYKKHPLYSKRFKSTKRFAVHDENQVANLNDVVVIMETRPLSKTKHFRLVSVKQAATEGSK, from the coding sequence ATTCAAAGAAACACAAGAAAAACATTAGTTGGTACAGTTGTTTCAGCTCATAAAACCCCAAAAACAATTATTGTTGCTGTTGACACATACAAAAAACACCCACTTTATTCAAAACGTTTTAAATCAACCAAGCGTTTTGCTGTGCATGATGAAAACCAAGTTGCTAACTTAAATGATGTTGTAGTAATTATGGAAACTCGTCCACTTTCAAAAACCAAACACTTTAGACTTGTTTCAGTAAAACAAGCAGCCACTGAAGGGAGCAAATAA
- the rpmC gene encoding 50S ribosomal protein L29, translated as MLYKDLLNKSAEELQNLVQDLKAELWTLRFQNTTGSLDQTHKINLLKKDIARALTALNQKGAK; from the coding sequence ATGCTATATAAAGATTTGCTAAATAAATCAGCTGAAGAATTACAAAATCTAGTTCAAGATTTAAAAGCTGAACTTTGAACATTACGTTTCCAAAATACTACCGGTTCACTTGATCAAACTCACAAAATCAATTTACTTAAAAAAGATATTGCTAGAGCACTAACAGCATTAAATCAAAAAGGAGCTAAATAA
- a CDS encoding RluA family pseudouridine synthase, with translation MIALKVQYKERIDKYISDHSDISRNDIKALIEQRAVYVNGNNVIKPKYIVREGQDIKIVKLLDKEIHLEPQKMDIDIVYEDEHLFVINKPSGLIVHPAPGHVNQTLVNGLLYHFKNNLSNENGLLRPGIVHRIDKDTSGLLIIAKNNHIHKLLSDHFKNHDISREYVAIVDGILEDKRLKLDLPIGRNVKNRQIMAVTNQNSKNAITHVETLTSFYIDNFPKTLVKCKLETGRTHQIRVHLSYIKNPVYGDPIYGKKVDDFNQRLHAYKLSFTHPITSEQIVLYAKPPKEFDVADFDFMQLFS, from the coding sequence ATGATAGCTCTCAAAGTACAATACAAAGAAAGAATTGATAAGTACATTAGTGATCATAGTGATATATCACGAAATGACATTAAAGCTTTAATTGAGCAAAGGGCCGTTTATGTTAATGGTAATAATGTAATTAAACCTAAATATATTGTTCGCGAAGGGCAAGATATTAAAATAGTAAAACTACTTGATAAAGAAATTCACTTAGAACCACAAAAAATGGATATAGATATTGTTTATGAAGATGAACATTTATTTGTTATTAATAAACCTTCAGGACTAATTGTTCATCCAGCACCAGGACATGTTAATCAAACTTTAGTTAATGGATTGCTTTATCATTTTAAGAACAATTTATCAAATGAAAATGGATTACTTCGTCCTGGAATTGTTCATCGAATTGATAAAGATACTAGTGGTTTGTTAATTATTGCAAAAAACAATCATATTCATAAACTCTTATCTGATCACTTTAAAAATCACGATATTAGTCGAGAATATGTGGCCATTGTTGATGGAATTTTAGAGGATAAAAGATTAAAATTAGATCTTCCAATTGGAAGAAATGTGAAAAATCGCCAAATAATGGCTGTAACTAATCAAAACTCTAAAAATGCAATTACCCATGTGGAAACATTAACTAGTTTTTACATTGATAACTTCCCAAAAACTTTGGTTAAATGCAAACTAGAAACAGGGAGAACTCATCAAATTCGAGTTCATTTAAGCTATATTAAAAATCCTGTTTATGGCGATCCGATTTATGGGAAGAAAGTTGATGATTTTAATCAGCGACTTCATGCATATAAATTATCATTTACTCACCCAATTACCAGTGAGCAAATTGTACTATATGCAAAACCACCAAAAGAATTTGACGTAGCTGATTTTGATTTTATGCAGCTATTTAGTTAG
- the rplN gene encoding 50S ribosomal protein L14 — MLLELSKANVADNSGAKEVGIFRILGSNKKVAKIGDVVMCSVKKAIPNGGVKQKQVVKAVVVRSRYGISRENGSYIRFDENAVVLLKEDGTPRGTRVFGPVAREIREKYPKIVSLAPEVL, encoded by the coding sequence ATGTTATTAGAACTATCTAAAGCAAATGTTGCTGATAATTCAGGAGCAAAAGAAGTAGGAATTTTCAGAATTTTAGGGTCAAATAAAAAAGTCGCTAAAATTGGGGATGTAGTAATGTGTTCAGTTAAAAAAGCCATTCCAAATGGTGGGGTCAAACAAAAACAAGTTGTTAAAGCTGTTGTAGTGCGTTCACGTTATGGAATTAGTCGTGAAAATGGTTCATACATTCGTTTTGATGAAAATGCAGTAGTACTTTTAAAAGAAGATGGAACCCCAAGAGGAACTCGTGTTTTTGGACCGGTAGCTCGTGAAATTCGTGAAAAATATCCAAAAATTGTTTCTCTAGCACCTGAGGTTTTATAA